In the genome of Candidatus Zixiibacteriota bacterium, the window AGAGAAAGTAGCGCAATCGTAGAGGGAATAGACGTATGGCAAAGCAGAAGTTTGAGCGGAATAAGCCGCATGTGAATGTAGGAACGATTGGCCATGTTGATCATGGCAAGACGACCCTGA includes:
- a CDS encoding GTP-binding protein; translation: MAKQKFERNKPHVNVGTIGHVDHGKTTL